The region TGCGCTCGGCCATCAACCTGCTCCTGGCCACACTGGCCTTCTCCGACATCATGCTCTCTCTGCTCTGCATGCCCTTCACAGCTGTCACTGTAGTCTCTGCAGACTGGCGCTTCGGAGGGGAGTTTTGCCGTGTGTCTGTCATGCTCTACTGGTTCTTTGTCCTGGAGGGCGTCTCCATCCTCCTCATCATAAGCGTTGACCGCTTCCTCATCATCGTCCAGAGGCAGGACAAGCTGACACCACACCGCGCAAAGGTGATGATCGGTGCTTCTTGGATGCTGTCCTTCTTCGTGTCTCTGCCCACGGTGGTGGGCTGGACTGTGGTGGAGGTCCCCACACGACCACCGCAATGCGTGCTGGGATACAGTGAGTCCATGGCAGACCGCGGATACATGGTGCTGCTGGCAGTGGCTGTGTTCTTTGTACCCTTCAGCGTCATGCTCTACTCCTACCTCTGCATCCTCAATACGGTCCGCCGCAACACCCTACGCATCCACAACCATGCTGAGAGCCTTTGCCTCAACCAGGTGAGTAAGCTAGGCCTCACTGGCCTGCAGCGCCCCCCACAGGTCAATGTGGACATGAGCTTCAAGACACGGGCCTTTACCACCATCCTCATCCTCTTCATTGGGTTCTCAGTGTGCTGGATGCCACACACCGTGGTCAGCCTGCTGGCAGTTTTCAGCAGCAGCTTCTACTTTAGCCCCACGTTCTACCCCGTCAGTGTGGGGGCACTGTGGTTGAGCTACCTGAAAACCGTCTTCAACCCCATCATCTACTGCTGGAGAATCAGGAAGTTCAGGGAAGCTTGCCTAGAGTTCATGCCCAAGACCTGCAGAATCTTCCCCAGGATTCCAGGCCGCAGCCGGCGGAGGATACGTCCTAGCAACATCTACATGTGTGGCGAAACGCAATCTGCTGTGTGAGGGACCGAATCCACACAACATTATTCTCTCTCCAATCTCTACTCACAGCTGTACACTATCCCTCTGCCCTTTCAAGTAAAAAATAACTTGTTCGATTAGGCACACATTCCATCCCCCAAGGAAAAGATCACAGCATAGAAGGTATTTCTTCACAGTTGGTGTGTTTTCGGTGTGCCAGTGATTAAAAGAGTGAGGTGTGTTTTTTGATGCTACtttttgtgtaaataactgtgcAATACTTGTGTTGTCCAGCCCAGTCAGTGGTGTGGAATTGTGTTTGTTGTCTGTTTGGAGGGAAAGTATGAATTTCACGATGTCCAAATTATTCAAAGACTAGTGTGTCTCAAGAAATGTAATTGGTAGTTGGTACTGCAGTTTATTCCTCCAAGTGAACCAGTCTTGTGTTACTGGTGATACTCTGTGTTTATAGAACTTCTTCCTTGAGCCTCTACATGAACACTCATCTGATAAAAGTGTT is a window of Scleropages formosus chromosome 14, fSclFor1.1, whole genome shotgun sequence DNA encoding:
- the gpr45 gene encoding high-affinity lysophosphatidic acid receptor, which produces MTTCNSSSLDLCVLQEPNVTEMLPDRYALVMPITLRVVLATVMIFMITIGFMGNAIVCLIVYQKPAMRSAINLLLATLAFSDIMLSLLCMPFTAVTVVSADWRFGGEFCRVSVMLYWFFVLEGVSILLIISVDRFLIIVQRQDKLTPHRAKVMIGASWMLSFFVSLPTVVGWTVVEVPTRPPQCVLGYSESMADRGYMVLLAVAVFFVPFSVMLYSYLCILNTVRRNTLRIHNHAESLCLNQVSKLGLTGLQRPPQVNVDMSFKTRAFTTILILFIGFSVCWMPHTVVSLLAVFSSSFYFSPTFYPVSVGALWLSYLKTVFNPIIYCWRIRKFREACLEFMPKTCRIFPRIPGRSRRRIRPSNIYMCGETQSAV